AGGAGCGGGACCCACCAGGGGGCGTGTGAGCCGAACATCGGCAGACTCCCGAACGTGGCCGTGAACGGGAGCAGGCCCCCGGCGCCCACCAGGGCGAGCACCAGGCCGCCGGTCAGGAGACCGGACGCCGCCAGCGCCACCGGGGGTAGTCCGTCACCGCCCCGGGCGGCGACGAGGAAGTAGGCGGCGCATCCGATCGCCGCGGCGAAGGCGAAGGCCAGACCTACCGGATCGACGGGCTGGAGGGCACCGGGGCCGATCACGAGGGTCAGGCCCGCCAGTGCCAGGATCGAGCCGAGCAGCACGGTCGGGCGGGGCATCCGGCGGGTGCGGGCCCAGGCCAGGCCGACCAGCAGCAGGGGCGCCAGGAACTCGATGAGGAGCGCGGTCGAGACCGGGATGGTCTGGATCGCCGCGAAGTAGGCGAGCTGGGTGCAGGCCACCCCGGCCACTCCCATGACCATGACCCGCCACCGGGCCTGCCAGAGGATGTGCCACCGGCCGCGCAGCATCGTCAGGGCGATCGGCAGGAGCAGGACCCCGCCCGCCAGGGCCCGGGCCGTCACAGCAGCGGTCGGCGACCAGCCTTCTGCCAGTAGCGGTTTCACCAAGGTGCCGGAAGTCCCGAAGGAGGCCGCCGCGATCACGGCGGCGGACAGGCCCGTGGATGTCGACGAGAGCTGCATATTTCTCCTCGGGTGGAGCGACCGCTCCTGTAAGGATCTAATAGCTTTATGCCCATGACGGTAGGTCGCTCGTCTGTAAGGAGTCAACTTGCATTTTGCCCCTGACACGGAGGAGTCGCTCGGGTTCATCGTCGACCTGGGCAACACCGATCCCGGTGCGTCCCGCAGTGGCGTCGACGAGATCGCCACCGTCGACGCTCTTGCTGCGCTTCTGGCCCGCTACCCCTACACCGGGCGGATCGACCATGACGAGGAGGAACTGCGCGGTGTACGGCAGACCCGGGACCTGTTGCGGCGGGTGTGGAGCCTGGACCGCGACGACGCCGTGATCGAGGTCAACCGGATGTTGCGGGAGGCCGAGGTGCTGCCGCAGCTGGCCCGGCACGGTGCGTCGGACTGGCACCTGCACGGCACCACGTCCGACACCCCGCTGCCTCAGCGCATGCGGGTGGAGGCGGCGTTGGCGTTCGTGGACGTGATCCGCAACGACGAGACGGGCCGGCTGCGGGTCTGTGCGGCGACCGACTGCACGGGCCTCCTGCTGGACCTGTCGCGCAACGGCTCCAAGCGCTTCTGCAGCGTGCGGTGCGGGAACCGGATGAACATGATCGCCTTCCGCGGCCGGCTGACCGCGGAAGGGGAGTGAGTCACCGGGCCAGGGCGGCCAGCGCCTCCTGGCCGCCGGGGACGCGGGCCGGCGGGGTGCCGTCCAGGTCCGGGGCGGTGGTCGAGACGAAGACGTGTTTGGCCAGGTGGTCGGAGAGCCCGACGTCGTGGGTTCCACCGTTCACCAGGGTGACGCCCGAGGGGCGCTGTCCGACCACCGTGACGGCGGTGCCGGGGATCAGGCCCTGCTCGAGCAGTTCGCCCAGAGCGGCCGGGTCGGCCTGGAGGGGTTCGCCGATCCAGGCGATCCAGGCGGGCGTGCTGTCGTCCGGTCGCGTCGCCCGGCGGGTGAGGTTCTCGACCTTGATGTCGGGAGCCGGGCTGTTCTCGCGGGTGATGGGGTTGCCGTAGGGGGAGTGACGAGGGTGCCCGAGGAGCCGGTCGATGAGGCCCTCGGTGTGGTCGCTCACGACGTGCTCCCAGCGGCAGGCCTCCACGTGCAGCAACGGCCACTCCAGCCCGACCACCTGGTGCAGGAAGACCTCGGTGAGCCGGTGCTTGCGCATGATGCTGCCGGCCGACGCACGCCCGGCGTCGGTCAGGACGATCTGCCGGTCGCTGCCCAGTTCGAGCAGCTGGTCACGGCGCAGGCGGTCGACGGTCTGGCTGACCGTGGGGCCGGACTGGGCGAAGCGCTCCACCAGCCGGGCGCGCAACGGAACGACGCCCTCCTCCTCGAGCTCGAGGACGGCTTTGAGATACATCTCGCTGGTGTCGATGAGGTCGTGGTCGTCCATCGGGGCACCCTTCTTCCCGAGTCGGTCTCTACCCGCGGCCCTCGCGCTGCGCGGCCTGCGGCGTGCCCTGAACATAGTCTCCAGATTTGAATGAATCAAATTTAGATGTCACGTTGGCGCCTGGGCTTGAGTTGCGGTCGTAACGTTACGAATGTTCTTCAAGGCTTTTCGGTGACTTTCTCCCGGATGTGCCCTCGCCGGAGATGTGAGGCCCTGGACACACTCCGGAAGGGGGCGATGTCGGTGCAGTGCCGGTGGGCCGTGGCCCGGTGTTCCGCTGGTCGCGAACGACCCGTGCCTCAGGTGCGGTGCTGGCGCCGAACGGTCCGTGGGTCTGTCCGACGTGGCGTCGTTCTGGCCTGAAGGCGCTCTCGTTGGATGTCCAAACGTCCTCTTGTGAAGCGATTACGGGTTCATCGGCCGGATTGGTGCGACCAGGGAGCGGTGGTCTGGAAACTCCTGCGCCCGGATCGGGTGAACGGCTGAATCTGCGAATCTTTGCCCGTCCCGGCGGGTTGGGTGAATCTCAGGTTTTCGGGGCCGAGGGCGTGGAACTTGAGTCCGGACGGCGTCTCGACCTGCCCGCTTTGTTGCCAGAACATACGATTCTCACGGGTAATTAATGAGGCCGCTCCCGGCGTTCACCCGACCGCTGGGGCGGAGAGGACGTCTGTTCCTCTACTCTTACTCCGCCGGAGGCCCGAGTCTGAGAGCTCCGGCTGGGCTTCTGGACGCCCGCCGCACCGCGCGGCGGACGGCACTGAGTCCCTTGGAGGACGTATGGCAACCGGAACCGTCAAATGGTTCAACGCCGAGAAGGGCTTCGGCTTCATCGAGCAGGACGGTGGGGGCGCGGACGTTTTCGCGCACTACTCCAACATCGCTGCCCAGGGCTTCCGTGAGCTCCAGGAAGGGCAGAAGGTCAGCTTCGACGTCACGCAGGGCCAGAAGGGCCCGCAGGCCGAGAACATCCAGCCCGTCTAATGCCTGGGCGACAGTCAGTCGCCACGGTGGGACACAGCACTGAGCCGGTGGGAGGCAGAATATT
This window of the Kineosporia sp. NBRC 101731 genome carries:
- a CDS encoding CGNR zinc finger domain-containing protein, coding for MHFAPDTEESLGFIVDLGNTDPGASRSGVDEIATVDALAALLARYPYTGRIDHDEEELRGVRQTRDLLRRVWSLDRDDAVIEVNRMLREAEVLPQLARHGASDWHLHGTTSDTPLPQRMRVEAALAFVDVIRNDETGRLRVCAATDCTGLLLDLSRNGSKRFCSVRCGNRMNMIAFRGRLTAEGE
- a CDS encoding metal-dependent transcriptional regulator yields the protein MDDHDLIDTSEMYLKAVLELEEEGVVPLRARLVERFAQSGPTVSQTVDRLRRDQLLELGSDRQIVLTDAGRASAGSIMRKHRLTEVFLHQVVGLEWPLLHVEACRWEHVVSDHTEGLIDRLLGHPRHSPYGNPITRENSPAPDIKVENLTRRATRPDDSTPAWIAWIGEPLQADPAALGELLEQGLIPGTAVTVVGQRPSGVTLVNGGTHDVGLSDHLAKHVFVSTTAPDLDGTPPARVPGGQEALAALAR
- a CDS encoding DMT family transporter, giving the protein MQLSSTSTGLSAAVIAAASFGTSGTLVKPLLAEGWSPTAAVTARALAGGVLLLPIALTMLRGRWHILWQARWRVMVMGVAGVACTQLAYFAAIQTIPVSTALLIEFLAPLLLVGLAWARTRRMPRPTVLLGSILALAGLTLVIGPGALQPVDPVGLAFAFAAAIGCAAYFLVAARGGDGLPPVALAASGLLTGGLVLALVGAGGLLPFTATFGSLPMFGSHAPWWVPLLLLALLSTAIAYAAGITASEALGSRLASFAGLLEVAFAALFAWILLGEALTGIQIAGGILILAGIAAVRAEPAEEPFEDREVLSPLPDHVSGA
- a CDS encoding cold-shock protein, producing MATGTVKWFNAEKGFGFIEQDGGGADVFAHYSNIAAQGFRELQEGQKVSFDVTQGQKGPQAENIQPV